GGCGAGCGACGGCGAGCGCGGACTGGGCATGGCGCGGGAGAAGCGGCCGGACCTGGTGATCCTCGACATCATGTTGCCGCATCTCGACGGCCTGGAGGTGTGCCGCATCCTGCGGCGCGAGCACGACACGCCCATCATCATGCTGACCGCCAAGGGTGAAGAGGTAGACCGCGTCGTGGGTCTGGAGCTCGGCGCGGACGATTACATAACTAAGCCGTTCAGCATGCGGGAGCTGCTGGCGCGGCTGCGGTCGGTGCTCCGCCGGACCCGAAGCCATGCCCACGACGTCGCACTGCCATCGAACGAAGTGCTCACCTCCGGCGACCTGCAAGTCAACCTGGCGGGCCACACCGTCCACCTTGGGGAGAGGGAGCTGGATCTCAAGCCTCGAGAATTCGACCTGCTGGCCCTGCTGGTCGCCAACAAGGGCCGCGCGTTCACGCGCGACCAGATACTGGAGCGACTGTGGGGACAGGACTACATCGGCGATACGCGCACGGTGGACGTGCACATACGGTGGATACGCCAAAAGCTGGAGACCGTACCGGGCAGTCCCAACCGAATCGTGACAATCAGGGGTGTAGGGTATAGATTTCAGGGATGAAGCTCCCGCGAGGGTTCCACTGGCGCGTGGTCCTGGTGTTCGCGGCACTAACCGCTCTCACCGCTGTGGGGGCTGCGCTCTTCCTGCTCAGCTCCATGCCTAACGCCACCGCGTCCACCCAGGAGCGCATCATTTTTACGCTCCTTGCAGCCGGGGCCACCGCTGTGGCCCTGTTGCTCCTGATGGAGATCCTGATTTCCGTCATGACGCGCAGGGCGCTGACCAATCTAACGGTCTCCGCGCGACGCATCGCGCAGGGGGAGCTTGACCACCGCGTAGAAGTGTCCGCCTCGAGCGAGACCAGCGACCTCGCGTTCGCCGTCAACCGCATGGCGACCTCCCTCCGGGAAATCATCCGCGACCTGTCCACGGAGCGGGACACGGTGTCAGCGGTGCTCGAAACCATGGTCGACGGTGTGCTCGTCGTGAGCGCGCAGGGCCGCATCGAGCTTGCCAACCCCTCGGCAGTGCTTCTGCTGAGCCTTCGGCAGGAGGACGTGGGCAGGCGAGAATACGGTGAAGTCATCCGGGACCCCGACCTGCGCGAGCTGGTGACGCGATGCCAGCGGTCGGGGGTCCGGCAGTCGGCCGAGGTAGACCTGAACCTGGGGGGGCACCTCATTCCCGTCAACATCATCGCGACGCCGCTGCCCGGCAGCACGCCGCCGGAGGTGCTCCTGACCATCCACGACCTCCGCATGCTCCGTCAACTGGAGTCGACGCGAAGGGAGTTTGTAAGCAACGTCTCGCACGAACTCAAGAGCCCGCTGGCGTCGGTGCGCTTGATGACGGAGACGCTCGAGGACGGGGCCATCACGGAAGAGGCCATCGCCCGTGACTTTCTGGGCCGCATCCGCCGGGAGGTGGACCGGATGAACGCCCTCGTGGACGACCTGCTCGATCTGGCGCGGATCGAGAGCGGCCGGGAGCCGGAACCGCACGTCCCGATGCAGATCGCCCCGGTGATGGAGGAGGCCATTGGCCGATTTCGAGTAGCGGCGGCGCAGAAGGGCGTGCGACTGGAGCACGTTGAGCCGCCGCACCTGCCGGCCGTCCTCGCCAACGAGGGGCGCATCGGGCAAGTGTTGGTCAACCTCCTCGAGAACGCGCTCAAGTGGACGGAGGCCGGAGGCCGAATTCGGCTCTCGGTGGAGGAGGAGGCCAAAGCAGTCAGGGTACTGGTGCAAGACACGGGGGTGGGCATAGCGTCGGAGGACCTGCCGCACGTCTTCGAGCGGTTCTACAAGGTGGACCGCGCGCGACGGGACGGCGGGACCGGGCTAGGGCTGGCCATCGTCAAGCACATCGTGCAGCTCTACGGGGGCGAGGTCTCGGCGGACAGCAGGCTCGGTGAGGGGAGCACGTTCACGTTCACGGTGCCGCTGGCGTAGGGGGAGCACGCAGGCAACCACAGAGGCCCGCCACTGCGGCGGGCTTTTTTCATGCAACCGGCGCGGAGTCGTTGGCCGAGCGTTAAAGGCGGGGAAACCGGACGTTCACGGGGCGCCCGTACGCTAGGTGTTGAAGGGAGGGCGCCCATGCAGAGAGGTAGTGCAGACCTTACGCCGACCACCTTCGCCAATCAATGGCGGGCGGGGGTGGGCATCGTGGCACACGAGAGCGCTCATACAGAGGCGCTCTTTTTGGTGGAGCAGTCCATGTGGGTGGTGAGCCGGTGCCGACTGGCGATGAGCCCTGGCCTGGGGCTTCTCTGCGGGAGCCGGCTCGAGCTGGCGGCGCGGTTCACGACGGCAGGTGTGCAGCAGAGCGCGGAGGACGTAGCTGCGCTGGTGTCGAGCGAGGAGTTAGACGCGGTGGTGTACCTAGCGAACCCGCTCGCCAATCCGCGATGGGACGCGGCGCTCCGGACGCTGGTGCGGGCGTGCAACGCGCGGAACGTGCCGCTGGCGACCAACGCAGCCACGGCGCGGGCGGTGCTGGCCGAGCTTGGCGCGCGGCTGCTGCGGGCGGCGGAAGAGACAGTCATAAGAGGTAGAAAGGAGGACTCGTTTGACAACAGGAACCACGGAAACCCCGGCGCCGCCGAAGAGGCGGCTGCGGCTGCTGCCGCGGCTTCGGACACGGGTGAAACGGCTCTGGCGCAGGACAAGGTCGCTAGCGCGGCTGTCGCCGGCATGTTCCCACTGCGGGGGGAGCTTGGCCTTGACTGACTACTCGTCGTGCGAGAGCGGTCTGGGCACCGTGACGGTGGAGCAACGGTGGGCGTGCCGGTCGTGCAGGAGCGAACAGCAGCGCTGGCGGTTCTACGGCGCGGACTCCGATTGGACCGGCGTTTGAGCGTTAACCGAGCCTTAACCTCAACGTCAATTCAGGTTAACCCAGAGGGGTTAGGGTAGGTATGAGCCCAAGAGAAGGAGGAGGAGCATACATGCGTGTCTCGTTCAGAGTAAAGACTCTCGGCCTGGTTGCCCTGGGGGCGGTCATCGCCCTTTCCCTCGGCCTCGCGGCCTGCAGCGGTGACGACGAGGGAAGCACCGCCGTAAGCAGCGCGGCAAGCGCCGCAGCAAACAGCACGGCAAGCACCGCAGCAAGCAGCACGGGAAGCACCGCAGTCGAAAGCGACCCGCTTCGCGGCTCCATAGAGATCGACGGCTCGAGCACGGTCGAGCCAATCACGGCCGCGGTGGCGGAGGAGTTCAAAAAGCTGCACGAAGGTGTGAACCCGAACGTGGCGGTCTCCGGGACCGGCGGCGGCTTCAAGCGGTTCACGGTCGGCGAGACGGCCATCTCCAACGCATCCAGGCCAATCAAGGATGCTGAGGCTGCAGACGCCGCGGCCAACGGTGTCGAGTACGTCGAGATACTGGTGGCGGTGGACGGCCTGACCGTAGTGGTCAACCCGAACAATGACTTCGCCACCTGCATGACGGTGGACGAGCTCAAGGCGATGTGGGAGCCGGGTTCCGAGGTCAACAACTGGAACCAGGTCAACTCGAGCTTCCCCGACCAGAACCTGACCCTGTACGGCCCGGACACGGACTCGGGCACGTTCGACTACTTCACCGAGGAGATCGTGGGTGAGGCGCAGGCCAGCCGCGCGGACTACAG
This DNA window, taken from Chloroflexota bacterium, encodes the following:
- a CDS encoding PstS family phosphate ABC transporter substrate-binding protein; this encodes MRVSFRVKTLGLVALGAVIALSLGLAACSGDDEGSTAVSSAASAAANSTASTAASSTGSTAVESDPLRGSIEIDGSSTVEPITAAVAEEFKKLHEGVNPNVAVSGTGGGFKRFTVGETAISNASRPIKDAEAADAAANGVEYVEILVAVDGLTVVVNPNNDFATCMTVDELKAMWEPGSEVNNWNQVNSSFPDQNLTLYGPDTDSGTFDYFTEEIVGEAQASRADYSPNANDNILVQGISGDENALGYFGFAYYLENQSRLNAVAIDNGNGCVAPTPESIKSGDYTPLSRPLFIYVNTAELERPEVRAFVEYYLDEAGALAAEVGYVALTDAEYAEGRAKIQ
- a CDS encoding ATP-binding protein; the encoded protein is MKLPRGFHWRVVLVFAALTALTAVGAALFLLSSMPNATASTQERIIFTLLAAGATAVALLLLMEILISVMTRRALTNLTVSARRIAQGELDHRVEVSASSETSDLAFAVNRMATSLREIIRDLSTERDTVSAVLETMVDGVLVVSAQGRIELANPSAVLLLSLRQEDVGRREYGEVIRDPDLRELVTRCQRSGVRQSAEVDLNLGGHLIPVNIIATPLPGSTPPEVLLTIHDLRMLRQLESTRREFVSNVSHELKSPLASVRLMTETLEDGAITEEAIARDFLGRIRREVDRMNALVDDLLDLARIESGREPEPHVPMQIAPVMEEAIGRFRVAAAQKGVRLEHVEPPHLPAVLANEGRIGQVLVNLLENALKWTEAGGRIRLSVEEEAKAVRVLVQDTGVGIASEDLPHVFERFYKVDRARRDGGTGLGLAIVKHIVQLYGGEVSADSRLGEGSTFTFTVPLA
- a CDS encoding response regulator transcription factor, which produces MAEGTVLVIEDEENLQEALKYNLEREGYDVLTASDGERGLGMAREKRPDLVILDIMLPHLDGLEVCRILRREHDTPIIMLTAKGEEVDRVVGLELGADDYITKPFSMRELLARLRSVLRRTRSHAHDVALPSNEVLTSGDLQVNLAGHTVHLGERELDLKPREFDLLALLVANKGRAFTRDQILERLWGQDYIGDTRTVDVHIRWIRQKLETVPGSPNRIVTIRGVGYRFQG